In Oryza glaberrima chromosome 8, OglaRS2, whole genome shotgun sequence, the following are encoded in one genomic region:
- the LOC127781498 gene encoding LRR receptor kinase BAK1-like has product MASTTTKNALLLLLLLLLLLFPLLHSSLADVSAAAPSSASAAEVDALMELKVALDPSGRLLPSWARGGDPCGRGDYFEGVSCDARGRVAAVSLQGKGLAGTISPAVAMLPGLTGLYLHYNELAGAIPRQLGDLPMLAELYLGVNNLSGTIPVELGRLPALQVLQLGYNQLSGSIPTQLGQLKKLTVLALQSNQLTGAIPASLGDLPELARLDLSSNRLFGSIPSKLAAIPKLATLDLRNNTLSGSVPSGLKKLNEGFHFDNNSELCGAHFDSLKPCANGDEDDNEEGSKMARKPESTNVKPLQAPQTMNVNRDCDNGGCSRSSSSSTTLSSGAILAGTIIIIGGAAACGISVISWRRRQKQKVGGGGTVESLEGRASSSNASSSLINVEYSSGWDTSSEGSQQGLRLSPEWSPSVRYNMEEVECATQYFAGANLLGRSGFAATYRGAMRDGAAVAVKSIGKSSCKAEEADFLRGLRAITSLRHDNLVALRGFCRSRARGECFLVYEFMANGSLSRYLDVKDGDVVLDWATRVSIIKGIAKGIEYLHSSKANKAALVHQNICADKILMDHLFVPHLSGAGEHKLLADDVVFSTLKDSAAMGYLAPEYTTTGRFTDRSDVYAFGVVVFQVLTGRKAVSSELRLLGGGGGAEYSGKLDDLVDPRLGGRFSRPEAAKLAGIALLCTSESPAQRPAMAAVLQQLGATQ; this is encoded by the exons ATggcgtccaccaccaccaagaacgccctgctcctcctcctcctcctcctcctcctcctcttccctctcctccactcctccctcGCGgacgtctccgccgccgcgccgtcctccgcgtcggcggcggaggtggacgcGCTGATGGAGCTGAAGGTGGCGCTGGACCCGTCGGGCCGCCTGCTGCCGTcgtgggcgcgcggcggcgacccgtGCGGCCGCGGCGACTACTTCGAGGGCGTCTCCTGCGACGCGCGCGgcagggtggcggcggtgtcgcTGCAGGGGAAGGGGCTCGCCGGCACcatctcgccggcggtggccatgcTGCCGGGGCTCACCGGGCTGTACCTGCACTACAACGAGCTCGCCGGGGCTATCCCTCGCCAGCTCGGCGACCTCCCCATGCTCGCCGAGCTCTACCTCGGCGTCAACAACCTCTCCGGCACCATTCCCGTCGAGCTCGGCCGCCTCCCTGCTCTCCAAG TACTGCAGCTCGGGTACAACCAGCTCTCAGGGAGCATCCCTACTCAGCTGGGCCAGCTCAAGAAGCTCACTGTGCTTGCCCTCCAGTCCAACCAGCTCACCGGCGCGATCCCGGCATCTCTCGGGGACTTGCCGGAGCTCGCACGGCTGGATTTGAGCTCAAATCGCCTCTTCGGATCGATCCCTTCCAAGCTCGCCGCAATCCCCAAGCTTGCCACATTGGACCTCAGGAATAACACCCTTTCAGGAAGTGTTCCTTCTG GCCTGAAGAAACTGAACGAGGGGTTTCACTTCGATAACAATTCAGAGCTCTGTGGAGCTCACTTTGATTCTCTGAAACCATGCGCAAACGGCGATGAAGACGATAATGAAGAAGGCAGTAAAATGGCTCGTAAACCTGAATCAACCAATGTCAAGCCACTGCAAGCTCCACAGACTATGAATGTGAACAGAGACTGCGACAATGGCGGCTGCTCaaggtcatcgtcgtcgtcgacgacgctCTCTTCAGGGGCTATTCTTGCCGGAACAATCATCATCatcggcggagcggcggcgtgcgggatATCGGTGATCtcgtggcggcgccggcagaAGCAgaaggtcggcggcggcggcacggtggagAGCTTGGAAGGACGAGCTAGTAGTAGCaatgcgtcgtcgtcgttgatcAACGTGGAGTACTCGAGCGGCTGGGACACCTCGTCGGAGGGGTCGCAGCAGGGGCTCCGGCTATCGCCGGAATGGTCGCCGAGCGTCAGGTACAACATGGAGGAGGTGGAGTGCGCGACGCAGTACTTCGCCGGCGCGAACCTGCTCGGGAGGAGCGGCTTCGCGGCGACGTACAGGGGGGCCAtgcgcgacggcgcggcggtcgCCGTGAAGAGCATCGGCAAGAGCAGCTGcaaggcggaggaggccgaCTTCCTCCGGGGGCTCCGGGCGATCACGTCGCTCCGCCATGACAACCTCGTCGCGCTCCGCGGGTTCTGCCGCTCCCGCGCCCGAGGCGAGTGCTTCCTCGTCTACGAGTTCATGGCCAATGGCTCCCTCTCCCGCTACCTCGACGTCAAGGACGGCGACGTCGTGCTCGACTGGGCCACGCGTGTCTCCATCATCAAAGGCATCGCCAAAG GAATCGAGTATCTGCACAGCAGCAAGGCGAACAAGGCGGCGCTGGTGCACCAGAACATCTGCGCGGACAAGATCCTGATGGACCACCTCTTCGTCCCCCacctctccggcgccggcgagcacaAGCTGCTCGCCGACGACGTGGTGTTCTCGACGCTCAAGGACAGCGCCGCCATGGGCTACCTGGCGCCGGAGTACACGACGACGGGGCGGTTCACCGACCGGAGCGACGTCTACGCCTTCGGGGTGGTGGTGTTCCAGGTGCTGACGGGGAGGAAGGCGGTGTCGTCGGAGCTccgcctcctcggcggcggtggcggcgcggagtACTCCGGCAAGCTGGACGACCTCGTCGACCCGCGCCTCGGCGGCCGGTTCTCCAGGCCCGAGGCCGCCAAGCTCGCCGGCATCGCGCTGCTCTGCACCAGCGAGTCGCCGGCGCAGcgccccgccatggccgccgttcTGCAGCAGCTTGGCGCCACCCAGTAG
- the LOC127783282 gene encoding uncharacterized protein LOC127783282 isoform X1, whose protein sequence is MQGGRGRRDGFFGFGDPFPGLGSFGQPGSLMSSFFGGANPFDDPFFTNPFGAMMGPSLLQPSMFGSFGSSMFGPHGNVNGLSNTGGFLQQAPEPSRPRGPIIQELSSDDEDGADVNKEDEKRNDNPRKHPRMAQMPYVEDPDEDTEADNKRSRHEQFERGYARASTSRPQPQTFMFQSSTVTYGGPNGACYTSSATRRTGGDGVTFEERKEADTTTGKATHRILRGIGNKGHSLTRKLSSDGNVDTMQTLHNLNEDELARFEESWQRNAVQNLSGWDPRVNMLSTGTARSGIRDGNQMLTLPAPGPGQSRGASSSRTKRPTQNTSSRRT, encoded by the exons ATGCAAGGGGGGAGAGGCAGGAGGGATGGTTTCTTCGGTTTTGGGGACCCCTTTCCAGGTTTGGGTAGCTTTGGACAACCAGGGAGCCTAATGTCAAGTTTCTTTGGTGGGGCAAATCCCTTTGATGATCCTTTCTTCACAAACCCTTTCGGTGCTATGATGGGACCTAGCTTGTTACAGCCAAGCATGTTTGGGAGCTTTGGGTCAAGCATGTTTGGGCCTCATGGAAATGTCAATGGACTGAGCAATACTGGAGGCTTCCTTCAGCAAGCTCCTGAACCAAGCAGGCCGAGAGGGCCAATAATCCAGGAGCTATCTTCAGATGATGAGGATGGCGCAGATGTGAATAAAGAAGATGAGAAGAGGAATGATAACCCTAGGAAGCATCCAAGGATGGCCCAAATGCCATATGTGGAGGATCCTGACGAAGATACTGAAG CAGATAATAAAAGGTCTAGGCACGAGCAGTTTGAAAGGGGGTATGCCAGAGCCAGCACATCGCGTCCACAACCTCAGACATTTATGTTTCAGAGCTCAACTGTTACGTATGGCGGTCCAAATGGAGCTTGTTACACGTCTTCAGCCACTAGGAGGACTGGTGGAGATGGA GTTACATTTgaagaaaggaaggaagcaGACACGACCACTGGTAAAGCCACTCACAGGATTTTACGTGGAATTGGCAATAAG GGCCATTCATTGACAAGGAAACTGAGTTCTGATGGGAACGTTGACACGATGCAAACTTTGCACAACTTGAATGAAG ATGAGCTTGCTCGTTTTGAGGAATCGTGGCAGAGAAATGCAGTGCAAAATCTGTCTGGTTGGGATCCCAGAGTGAACATGCTTAGCACTG GAACTGCTCGTTCTGGCATCCGAGATGGGAATCAGATGCTTACGCTTCCAGCACCTGGCCCTGGTCAATCCCGTGGCGCCAGTTCTTCTAGGACGAAGAGGCCCACCCAGAACACATCTTCCCGCCGCACTTAG
- the LOC127781430 gene encoding 40S ribosomal protein S13-2: MGRMHSRGKGISSSALPYKRTPPSWLKTAASDVEEMIMKAAKKGQMPSQIGVVLRDQHGIPLVKSVTGSKILRILKAHGLAPEIPEDLYFLIKKAVAIRKHLERNRKDKDSKFRLILVESRIHRLARYYKRTKKLPPTWKYESTTASTLVA; encoded by the exons ATGGGGCGCATGCACAGCCGCGG GAAGGGTATCTCGTCGTCGGCGCTGCCGTACAAGAGGACTCCCCCGAGCTGGCTCAAGACCGCCGCCTCCGAT GTGGAGGAGATGATCATGAAGGCCGCGAAGAAGGGTCAGATGCCGTCGCAGATCGGCGTGGTGCTCCGTGACCAGCACGGAATCCCCCTCGTCAAGAGCGTCACCGGCAGCAAGATCCTCCGCATCCTCAAGGCCCACG GGCTTGCCCCGGAGATCCCGGAGGACCTATACTTCTTGATCAAGAAGGCTGTTGCTATTAGGAAGCACTTGGAGAGGAACAGGAAGGACAAGGACTCCAAGTTCAGGCTTATTCTTGTTGAGAGCAGGATCCACCGCCTCGCCCGCTACTATAAGCGCACAAAGAAGCTCCCACCCACCTGGAAGTA TGAGTCAACCACGGCCAGCACTCTGGTGGCCTAA
- the LOC127783281 gene encoding cation/H(+) antiporter 15-like, protein MSLAPPAARVHLQEVAVNVNKSLFCFDHDSGATSSGVFAGDDPLKFYFPLFLYHVCTVFALSRAINALLRRANVPLVISQILAGTLLGPSFLGHIAPRVGELFATPEGWVLINTIGGYAFTLHIFVIGVKTDLGMIRKSGNKAIAIAVLGTASPHLAMYITGLALKARVPAAWAASFLLTNLNSWWSLSAFIVVCCTLHDLNLLSSKLGRLAMSAALIGDFANTFAIAGVTSYLLAASPSEKLQRIGIASVIAFTTFIAFMALVARPAILRLIRDVPEGALLTEARLIAVLLICLTCSFTGELLGLHATYGPFMLGLMLPGGAPLGVTMAERLDRLVAGVLMPLLFAQGGMRLNVKKITDASTCALLETFLVVGVVSKFVASIMPCLYFRMPVRDAVVVGLMMNFKGITEVVYASAFEDAQVLDEQVYAAFMINVLLIGAASASAVKYMYHPEEKYVAYRRRTVEHKKLGEELRVVACIHSQDDVGPMLALLDASSPTPMSPLSVYLLHLMPLAGLTSSVLRHFKHGKRNCVPSGTTDSERVVNAFQFFVQQRPPGAASLVPYVCIAPYATMHDDVCAVALEKRAMLIVVPFHKRLAIDGSVEPTSHNAGAIQAANTNILNYSPCSVAILVDRGSLSTVAATAAAADGFPHRVALYFLGGPDDREALALAATMAEDATIGLTVFRFMLPADRQSRGGEGDGEEDRRDEAELQEFVLRWVDDHRVAYSENMVGGSDEMVDVIRKTSPAFNLLVVGRRSESPESPLTAGISDWSEHLELGVLGDLLTSTDFGCRVSTLVVQQQTMAAAGESCRLPELPAKHKSDEPV, encoded by the exons ATGtcgctggcgccgccggccgccaggGTGCACCTGCAGGAGGTGGCGGTCAATGTCAACAAGAGCCTCTTCTGCTTCGACCACGACTccggcgccacctcctccggcgtcttcgccggcgacgacccccTCAAGTTCTACTTCCCCCTCTTCCTCTACCACGTCTGCACCGTCTTCGCCCTCTCCCGCGCCATCAacgccctcctccgccgcgccaacGTCCCCCTCGTCATCTCCCAGATCCTC GCCGGCACGCTTCTTGGCCCGTCGTTCCTCGGCCACATCGCGCCGCGCGTCGGCGAGCTGTTCGCGACGCCGGAGGGGTGGGTGCTCATCAACACGATCGGCGGCTACGCCTTCACGCTCCATATCTTCGTCATCGGCGTCAAGACGGACCTGGGCATGATCCGCAAGTCCGGCAATAAGGCGATCGCCATCGCCGTGCTCGGCACCGCCTCGCCGCACCTCGCCATGTACATCACCGGCCTCGCGCTCAAGGCGCGGGtgccggcggcgtgggcggcgtcgTTCCTCCTCACAAACCTCAACTCGTGGTGGTCGCTCTCGGCGTTCATCGTCGTGTGCTGCACGCTGCACGACCTCAACCTGCTGTCGTCCAAGCTCGGCCGCCTCGCCATGTCCGCGGCGCTCATCGGCGACTTCGCCAACAccttcgccatcgccggcgtcacCTCCTACCTCCTCGCGGCGAGCCCCTCGGAGAAGCTGCAGCGGATCGGCATCGCCTCCGTGATCGCCTTCACGACGTTCATCGCGTTCATGGCGCTCGTGGCGCGGCCGGCGATCCTGCGGCTGATCCGCGACGTGCCGGAGGGCGCCCTCCTCACCGAGGCGCGCCTCATCGCCGTGCTGCTCATCTGCCTCACCTGCAGCttcaccggcgagctcctcggCCTGCACGCCACGTACGGCCCGTTCATGCTCGGCCTGATGctccccggcggcgcgccgctcgGGGTGACCATGGCGGAGCGGCTGGAccggctcgtcgccggcgtgctgATGCCGCTGCTGTTCGCGCAGGGGGGGATGCGGCTGAACGTGAAAAAGATCACCGACGCCTCGACGTGCGCCCTCCTCGAGAcgttcctcgtcgtcggcgtcgtctccAAGTTCGTCGCCTCCATCATGCCGTGCCTCTACTTCCGGATGCCCGtccgcgacgccgtcgtcgtgggGCTCATGATGAACTTCAAGGGCATCACGGAGGTGGTGTACGCGTCGGCGTTCGAGGACGCCCAGGTGCTCGACGAGCAGGTGTACGCGGCGTTCATGATCAACGTGCTGCTGATCggcgccgcgtcggcgtcggcggtgaaGTACATGTACCACCCGGAGGAGAAGTACGTGGCGTaccggcggcggacggtggagCACAAGAAGCTCGGCGAGGAGCTGCGCGTGGTGGCGTGCATCCACTCGCAGGACGACGTCGGGCCGATGCTGGCGCTGCTCGacgcgtcgtcgccgacgccgatgtCGCCGCTCTCCGTctatctcctccacctcatgcCGCTCGCCGGCCTGACCAGCTCCGTGCTCCGGCATTTCAAGCACGGCAAGCGCAACTGCGTGCCGTCGGGGACCACCGACTCGGAGCGCGTCGTGAACGCGTTCCAGTTCTTCGTGCAGCAGCGGCCGCCGGGCGCGGCGTCGCTGGTCCCCTACGTGTGCATCGCGCCGTACGCCACCATGCACGACGACGTGTGCGCCGTGGCGCTCGAGAAGCGCGCCATGCTCATCGTCGTGCCCTTCCACAAGCGCCTCGCCATCGACGGGTCCGTCGAGCCGACGTCGCACAACGCCGGCGCGATCCAGGCGGCCAACACCAACATCCTCAACTACTCCCCCTgctccgtcgccatcctcgtcgaCCGCGGCAgcctctccaccgtcgccgccaccgccgccgcggccgacgggTTCCCGCACCGCGTCGCGCTCTACTTCCTCGGCGGCCCGGACGACCGGgaggcgctggcgctggcggcgaCCATGGCCGAGGACGCGACGATCGGGCTCACCGTGTTCCGGTTCATGCTGCCGGCGGACAGGCagagccgcggcggcgagggcgacggcgaggaggaccgCCGCGACGAGGCGGAGCTGCAGGAGTTCGTCCTGCGGTGGGTCGACGACCACCGCGTCGCCTACAGCGAGAACATGGTCGGTGGCTCCGACGAGATGGTGGACGTCATCCGGAAGACGAGCCCGGCGTTCAACCTGCTGGTCGTCGGCCGGCGATCGGAGAGCCCGGAGTCGCCGCTGACGGCCGGCATATCGGACTGGAGCGAGCACCTGGAGCTCGGCGTCCTCGGCGACCTCCTGACGTCGACGGACTTCGGATGCAGGGTGTCCACGCTGGTGGTGCAGCAGCagaccatggcggcggccggagaatCCTGCCGGTTGCCGGAGTTGCCTGCAAAGCACAAATCAGATGAACCTGTCTGA
- the LOC127783282 gene encoding uncharacterized protein LOC127783282 isoform X2, with product MQGGRGRRDGFFGFGDPFPGLGSFGQPGSLMSSFFGGANPFDDPFFTNPFGAMMGPSLLQPSMFGSFGSSMFGPHGNVNGLSNTGGFLQQAPEPSRPRGPIIQELSSDDEDGADVNKEDEKRNDNPRKHPRMAQMPYVEDPDEDTEDNKRSRHEQFERGYARASTSRPQPQTFMFQSSTVTYGGPNGACYTSSATRRTGGDGVTFEERKEADTTTGKATHRILRGIGNKGHSLTRKLSSDGNVDTMQTLHNLNEDELARFEESWQRNAVQNLSGWDPRVNMLSTGTARSGIRDGNQMLTLPAPGPGQSRGASSSRTKRPTQNTSSRRT from the exons ATGCAAGGGGGGAGAGGCAGGAGGGATGGTTTCTTCGGTTTTGGGGACCCCTTTCCAGGTTTGGGTAGCTTTGGACAACCAGGGAGCCTAATGTCAAGTTTCTTTGGTGGGGCAAATCCCTTTGATGATCCTTTCTTCACAAACCCTTTCGGTGCTATGATGGGACCTAGCTTGTTACAGCCAAGCATGTTTGGGAGCTTTGGGTCAAGCATGTTTGGGCCTCATGGAAATGTCAATGGACTGAGCAATACTGGAGGCTTCCTTCAGCAAGCTCCTGAACCAAGCAGGCCGAGAGGGCCAATAATCCAGGAGCTATCTTCAGATGATGAGGATGGCGCAGATGTGAATAAAGAAGATGAGAAGAGGAATGATAACCCTAGGAAGCATCCAAGGATGGCCCAAATGCCATATGTGGAGGATCCTGACGAAGATACTGAAG ATAATAAAAGGTCTAGGCACGAGCAGTTTGAAAGGGGGTATGCCAGAGCCAGCACATCGCGTCCACAACCTCAGACATTTATGTTTCAGAGCTCAACTGTTACGTATGGCGGTCCAAATGGAGCTTGTTACACGTCTTCAGCCACTAGGAGGACTGGTGGAGATGGA GTTACATTTgaagaaaggaaggaagcaGACACGACCACTGGTAAAGCCACTCACAGGATTTTACGTGGAATTGGCAATAAG GGCCATTCATTGACAAGGAAACTGAGTTCTGATGGGAACGTTGACACGATGCAAACTTTGCACAACTTGAATGAAG ATGAGCTTGCTCGTTTTGAGGAATCGTGGCAGAGAAATGCAGTGCAAAATCTGTCTGGTTGGGATCCCAGAGTGAACATGCTTAGCACTG GAACTGCTCGTTCTGGCATCCGAGATGGGAATCAGATGCTTACGCTTCCAGCACCTGGCCCTGGTCAATCCCGTGGCGCCAGTTCTTCTAGGACGAAGAGGCCCACCCAGAACACATCTTCCCGCCGCACTTAG
- the LOC127783394 gene encoding AT-hook motif nuclear-localized protein 1-like, with protein sequence MEAKSGEASVAPVAVATEATAATVSFQPQAAVAEQGSSSGGVLVPPPPMAAGGGGVVVAAAPVAGVVKVGKKRGRPRKYGPDGSLIRPLNATPISASVPMAASAVGPYTPASAVGAAMKRGRGRPLDFASTAKLHHHHQHQHHHQQQQFGFHFDSIGEMVACSAGANFTPHIITVAPGEDVTMKVISFSQQGPRAICILSANGVISNVTLRQPDSSGGTLTYEGRFELLSLSGSFMPTENSGTRSRSGGMSVSLASPDGRVVGGGVAGLLVAASPVQIVVGSFLPSYQMEQKNKKPRVEAAGALAQTPPAVPISSTDTHSSEQGQHSSVAPRTTNIVTSAYNPDQSWASPAQSIPDSARTPSGDVKVTASGA encoded by the exons ATGGAGGCCAAGTCGGGGGAAGCGAGCGTTGCGCCGGTGGCCGTTGCGACCgaggcaacggcggcgacggtgagcttccagccgcaggcggcggtggccgagcAGGGTAGCTCGAGCGGTGGTGTgctggtgccgccgccgcctatggcggcgggaggaggaggagttgtggtggcggcggcgccggtggcgggggTGGTGAAGGtggggaagaagagggggaggCCGAGGAAGTACGGGCCGGACGGGAGCCTGATCCGGCCGCTGAACGCGACGCCGATCTCGGCGTCGGTACCCATGGCGGCCTCCGCGGTGGGGCCCTacacgccggcgtcggcggtgggcgCCGCCATGAAGCGCGGGAGGGGTCGCCCCCTCGACTTCGCCTCCACGGCCAAgctccatcaccaccaccaacaccagcaccatcaccagcagcagcagttcgGCTTCCACTTCGACTCCATTG GTGAAATGGTGGCTTGTTCTGCTGGTGCGAATTTTACTCCTCACATCATCACTGTTGCTCCTGGAGAG GATGTGACTATGAAGGTCATATCATTTTCTCAACAAGGACCACGAGCTATCTGTATTCTATCTGCTAATGGTGTGATATCAAACGTTACACTGCGTCAACCTGATTCCTCAGGTGGCACATTAACTTACGAG GGACGTTTTGAGTTGctatctttgtctggatcgtTTATGCCTACTGAAAACAGCGGAACACGGAGTCGGTCAGGTGGGATGAGCGTTTCTCTTGCCAGCCCAGATGGCCGTGTTGTCGGTGGTGGAGTTGCTGGCCTTCTGGTGGCAGCAAGTCCTGTTCAG ATTGTTGTCGGAAGCTTCCTACCAAGCTATCAAATGGAACAGAAGAATAAGAAGCCTAGGGTGGAAGCGGCGGGTGCCCTTGCACAGACTCCTCCTGCTGTTCCAATCTCTAGTACCGATACGCACAGCAGCGAGCAAGGGCAGCACAGCTCCGTCGCCCCAAGAACAACAAACATCGTAACCTCAGCATACAACCCAGACCAGAGCTGGGCATCTCCTGCTCAGTCGATACCTGACAGCGCGAGAACACCATCGGGCGATGTGAAGGTCACCGCCTCTGGAGCCTGA
- the LOC127781432 gene encoding probable calcium-binding protein CML7: protein MGGKELSEEQVASMREAFSLFDTDGDGRIAPSELGVLMRSLGGNPTQAQLRDIAAQEKLTAPFDFPRFLDLMRAHLRPEPFDRPLRDAFRVLDKDASGTVSVADLRHVLTSIGEKLEPHEFDEWIREVDVAPDGTIRYDDFIRRIVAK, encoded by the coding sequence atGGGGGGGAAGGAGCTGAGCGAGGAGCAGGTGGCGTCGATGCGGGAGGCGTTCTCCCTCTTCgacaccgacggcgacggccggatCGCGCCGTCGGAGCTCGGCGTCCTGATGCGCTCCCTCGGCGGGAACCCCACCCAGGCGCAGCTCCGCGACATCGCCGCGCAGGAGAAGCTCACCGCGCCCTTCGACTTCCCGCGCTTCCTCGACCTCATGCGCGCCCACCTCCGCCCCGAGCCCTTCGACCGCCCGCTCCGCGACGCCTTCCGCGTCCTCGACAAGGACGCCTCCGGCACCGTCTCCGTCGCCGACCTCCGCCACGTCCTCACCTCCATCGGCGAGAAGCTTGAGCCCCACGAGTTCGACGAGTGGATCCGCGAGGTCGACGTCGCCCCCGACGGCACCATCCGCTACGACGACTTCATCCGCCGCATCGTCGCCAAATAA